A window of the Tiliqua scincoides isolate rTilSci1 chromosome 5, rTilSci1.hap2, whole genome shotgun sequence genome harbors these coding sequences:
- the LOC136652619 gene encoding olfactory receptor 6B1-like: MRLQGMELENQTRVKEFILLGFPTIMELQVLLFIVFLIGYILTLMENIMIIAVIRTNNQLHKPMYFFLSHLSFLETWYISVTVPKLLVNFLAENKSISFEGCMAQLYFFISLVCTECVLLAVMAYDRYVAICNPLRYPIIMNSQLCLQLATGSWLAGFLISMLKVFFISRLTFCGPNVINHFFCDISPLLNLSCTDRTVAEMVDFVFALIILLIPLFVTIISYVCIIGTILRIPTAQGKKKAFSTCASHLTVVIIFYSATLFMYARPRRIHSFDLNKLVSVVYTIVTPMLNPCIYCLRNQEVKEALKKTFSGLNVDAIIVSRDH; this comes from the exons ATGAGACTTCAGGG TATGGAACTGGAAAACCAGACCAGAGTCAAGGAGTTTATCCTCCTGGGATTCCCCACAATCATGGAACTTCAAGTACTGCTTTTCATTGTATTCCTTATTGGCTACATTCTGACACTCATGGAGAATATCATGATCATTGCTGTAATCAGGACAAACAATCAACTCCACAAGccaatgtatttcttcctcagtCACCTGTCTTTCCTGGAGACCTGGTATATCTCTGTGACGGTTCCAAAACTTCTGGTGAACTTCCTAGCAGAGAACAAAAGCATCTCCTTTGAAGGCTGCATGGCTCAGCTCTACTTCTTTATATCTCTAGTCTGCACCGAATGTGTCCTACTGGCTGTCATGGCCTACGATCGCTATGTTGCTATTTGCAACCCATTGCGCTACCCAATCATTATGAACTCTCAGCTCTGCTTGCAACTAGCTACGGGGTCTTGGCTAGCTGGTTTCCTCATCTCTATGCTCAAGGTCTTTTTCATTTCCCGGTTGACCTTCTGTGGACCCAACGTCATCAaccacttcttctgtgacatcTCGCCTTTGCTCAACCTTTCCTGCACTGACCGCACAGTGGCAGAGATGGTGGACTTTGTATTTGCCCTCATCATCCTCTTGATCCCCTTGTTTGTCACAATTATCTCCTATGTGTGTATAATAGGCACCATTTTACGCATTCCCACTGCCCAAGGCAAaaagaaagccttctccacctgtgCCTCTCATCTCACTGTTGTTATCATCTTCTACTCAGCTACCCTCTTCATGTATGCCCGCCCAAGGCGGATTCATTCTTTTGATCTCAATAAGCTGGTGTCAGTTGTGTACACCATAGTCACCCCCATGTTGAACCCCTGCATCTACTGTCTACGGAACCAAGAAGTAAAGGAAGCCTTGAAAAAGACTTTCTCTGGCTTGAATGTGGATGCCATAATTGTTTCTAGAGACCACTAG
- the LOC136652618 gene encoding olfactory receptor 6B1-like yields MDQKNKTNVRKFVLLGFPSTKEVQVLLFVIFLVAYILTLLENIAIITVIRINPHLNKPMYFFLSNLSFLETWYICVIVPKLLVNLLVEDKSISFEGCMTQLYLFSSLICTECVLLAFMAYDRYVAICNPLRYPTIVTHHLCMQLAVSSWLTGFLASMLKVVFISRLPFCGPNIINHFFCDISPLLNMACEDMTVAEIVDFVLALIILLVPLSVTIVSYICIIGTILCIPTVQGRKKAFSTCAAHLTVVTIFFSATLFMYARPKRIHPFELNKLVSVVYTIVTPMLNPFIYCLRNQEVKGALKKAFCSSAILPKTLVLVTNVESFR; encoded by the coding sequence ATGGATCAGAAAAATAAGACAAATGTCCGAAAATTTGTCTTACTTGGGTTTCCATCTACCAAGGAAGTGCAAGTGCTTCTGTTTGTGATATTCCTTGTGGCCTACATCCTGACACTCCTAGAGAATATCGCTATCATTACTGTGATCAGAATCAACCCTCACCTCAACAAGccaatgtatttcttcctcagcaACCTCTCTTTCCTGGAGACATGGTACATCTGTGTTATTGTCCCCAAACTGTTGGTCAACCTCCTTGTGGAGGACAAGAGTATCTCGTTTGAAGGGTGCATGACACAGCTCTACCTTTTCAGCTCCCTGATATGTACAGAGTGTGTCCTTCTGGCATTCATGGCCTACGACCGATACGTGGCCATCTGCAATCCGCTGCGCTACCCAACCATCGTCACCCACCATCTCTGCATGCAGCTTGCTGTGAGTTCATGGCTAACTGGCTTCTTGGCCTCAATGTTAAAGGTTGTTTTCATATCTCGCCTACCCTTCTGTGGACCAAATATCATcaaccacttcttctgtgatattTCCCCTCTACTCAATATGGCATGTGAAGATATGACAGTGGCTGAGATAGTGGACTTTGTCTTAGCCTTGATAATTCTGTTGGTCCCACTTTCAGTCACAATAGTATCCTATATCTGCATCATTGGCACCATTTTGTGTATTCCCACTGTACAGGGACGGAAGAAGGCCTTCTCCACGTGTGCTGCCCACCTCACCGTGGTCACCATCTTCTTCTCCGCCACTCTTTTCATGTATGCGCGGCCAAAGAGGATCCATCCATTTGAACTCAACAAATTGGTGTCTGTTGTATACACCATTGTCACTCCAATGTTGAACCCTTTCATCTACTGTTTAAGGAACCAAGAGGTCAAAGGAGCCCTAAAGAAAGCCTTCTGTAGCAGCGCTATCCTCCCCAAAACTTTGGTGCTAGTAACTAATGTTGAAAGTTTCAGATAG